A genomic stretch from Xenopus laevis strain J_2021 chromosome 6S, Xenopus_laevis_v10.1, whole genome shotgun sequence includes:
- the LOC121395259 gene encoding protein FAM237A-like: protein MESAASSWYLQLVCLLMVTSVYTRSLYHKNVHGHPNSGSLGEIDHECWESSSRKLVEMKKLRVADTILGLWDFMIFLKESANPKHNALFDGLAQDFWDIYVDCVLSISHGMGRRELHSPNHFSDIHKPLKGNFIKILLFI, encoded by the coding sequence ATGGAGTCTGCCGCTAGCAGCTGGTACCTCCAGCTTGTCTGCTTGCTCATGGTGACCTCAGTCTATACAAGGTCACTTTATCACAAGAATGTTCACGGTCATCCGAACTCTGGGAGCCTTGGTGAAATTGACCACGAGTGCTGGGAGTCTTCATCCCGCAAACTGGTAGAAATGAAAAAGCTCCGAGTAGCAGATACAATCCTAGGCCTTTGGGACTTCATGATCTTCCTAAAGGAATCGGCCAATCCAAAGCACAATGCTCTGTTTGATGGGTTAGCCCAGGACTTTTGGGACATATATGTGGATTGTGTGCTCTCCATTTCTCATGGTATGGGCAGAAGAGAACTACACAGCCCAAATCATTTCTCAGATATACATAAACCATTAAAAGGTAATTTTATCAAAATCCTGTTATTCATTTGA